A DNA window from Streptomyces parvus contains the following coding sequences:
- a CDS encoding HAD-IIA family hydrolase, with translation MSHQQDSVRPSGSATALSEAYDTALLDLDGVVYAGGEAIAHAVDSLAAARAGGMHLAYVTNNALRTPDAVAEHLTELGVPAEPSDVITSAQAVARLVADQLPPGARVLAIGGEGLRVALRERGLEPVESADDDPAAVVQGYGGPDMPWGRFAEASYAIRRGLPWFASNTDLTIPSARGIAPGNGAAVEVVRIATGAEPQVAGKPLPPMHRETVLRTGAKRPIVVGDRLDTDIEGAFNGGVDSLLVLTGVTDAAQLLAAPPEHRPTYVDRDLRGLLTGQPEVTPDGDAYRCGGWTAAVRGDALALEGEGDALDGLRALCAAAWAFAGPGVCGLETGKAIAGLQL, from the coding sequence ATGAGCCACCAGCAGGACAGTGTTCGGCCGTCGGGGAGCGCCACGGCGCTGAGCGAGGCGTACGACACGGCTCTCCTCGACCTCGACGGGGTGGTGTACGCGGGCGGCGAGGCCATCGCCCACGCCGTGGACTCGCTGGCCGCCGCGCGGGCCGGGGGCATGCACCTCGCGTACGTCACCAACAACGCCCTGCGGACGCCGGACGCGGTGGCGGAGCATCTGACGGAGCTGGGCGTGCCCGCCGAACCATCCGACGTGATCACCTCCGCCCAGGCCGTCGCCCGGCTGGTGGCCGACCAACTGCCGCCCGGGGCGCGGGTTCTGGCGATCGGCGGCGAGGGGCTGCGGGTCGCGTTGCGGGAGCGCGGCCTCGAGCCGGTGGAGTCGGCGGACGACGACCCGGCCGCCGTGGTCCAGGGGTACGGCGGGCCGGACATGCCGTGGGGACGGTTCGCCGAGGCGAGCTACGCGATCCGGCGCGGGCTGCCGTGGTTCGCGTCCAACACCGATCTGACCATCCCGAGCGCCCGGGGCATCGCCCCCGGCAACGGGGCCGCCGTCGAGGTCGTACGGATCGCCACCGGGGCCGAGCCGCAGGTGGCGGGGAAGCCGCTGCCGCCGATGCACCGCGAGACCGTGCTGCGGACCGGGGCCAAGCGTCCGATCGTCGTCGGGGACCGGCTGGACACGGACATCGAGGGGGCGTTCAACGGAGGCGTGGACTCCCTGCTCGTGCTGACCGGGGTGACCGACGCGGCCCAGCTCCTGGCAGCCCCGCCGGAGCACCGGCCGACCTATGTGGACCGGGACCTGCGAGGGCTGCTGACCGGGCAGCCCGAGGTGACCCCGGACGGGGACGCGTACCGCTGCGGGGGCTGGACGGCCGCTGTGCGCGGGGACGCGCTGGCCCTGGAGGGGGAAGGCGACGCGCTCGACGGGCTGCGGGCCCTCTGCGCGGCGGCCTGGGCCTTCGCCGGTCCGGGTGTGTGCGGGCTGGAGACGGGGAAGGCCATCGCCGGACTCCAGCTCTGA